A genomic stretch from Hydrogenimonas urashimensis includes:
- the hypA gene encoding hydrogenase maturation nickel metallochaperone HypA, translating to MHEYSIVQALLNQCEEHATKHRAQKIVKVVTKIGVLSGVEPDLLQTAFDTFKEGTICEEAEFVMNIQPLVIYCHDCKNESSLKELAMACPKCGSLATKVVDGEDMYLMSLEMI from the coding sequence ATGCATGAATATTCGATCGTCCAGGCGTTGCTGAATCAGTGCGAAGAGCATGCCACAAAGCATAGGGCCCAAAAGATCGTCAAGGTCGTCACCAAGATCGGAGTGCTCAGCGGCGTGGAACCGGACCTGCTTCAGACCGCTTTCGATACTTTCAAAGAGGGAACCATTTGCGAGGAGGCGGAGTTTGTCATGAACATCCAGCCCCTGGTGATCTACTGTCACGATTGCAAAAACGAAAGCAGTCTGAAAGAGCTGGCCATGGCTTGTCCGAAATGCGGAAGTTTGGCCACGAAAGTGGTAGATGGAGAAGATATGTACCTCATGAGTTTGGAGATGATATAG